Proteins encoded in a region of the Oikeobacillus pervagus genome:
- the recU gene encoding Holliday junction resolvase RecU, giving the protein MKIHYPNGKKYRSSPTNQLSPKKKISYSNRGMTLEEDLNETNQYYLQKGIAVIHKKPTPIQIAHVDFPSRSAAVIKEAYFKQPSTTDYNGVYKGRYIDFEAKETKSNTSLPLQNFHEHQITHLKQVDQQKGICFVIIRFSQTDEYFLLPSQPLFHFWERMLNGGRKSIQKLEIEKHGYSIPIQFTPRIDYLNVIERLYYDYF; this is encoded by the coding sequence GTGAAAATCCATTATCCTAATGGGAAAAAGTACAGGTCATCCCCTACTAATCAACTTTCCCCGAAAAAGAAGATTAGCTATAGTAACAGAGGGATGACATTGGAGGAAGATTTAAACGAAACAAATCAATATTATTTACAAAAAGGGATAGCGGTTATACATAAAAAGCCAACCCCCATCCAAATCGCTCATGTTGATTTTCCAAGTCGAAGTGCTGCGGTCATTAAAGAAGCTTATTTTAAACAACCTTCGACTACGGACTATAATGGTGTTTATAAGGGAAGATATATTGACTTTGAAGCAAAAGAAACTAAAAGCAATACATCCCTTCCGTTACAAAACTTTCATGAACATCAAATCACTCACTTGAAACAAGTTGATCAACAAAAGGGGATCTGCTTTGTCATTATCCGCTTCTCCCAAACAGATGAATACTTTTTATTACCGAGTCAACCATTGTTTCATTTTTGGGAAAGGATGTTAAATGGAGGGAGAAAATCTATTCAAAAATTAGAAATTGAAAAGCATGGTTACTCTATTCCAATACAATTCACTCCAAGGATCGATTATTTAAACGTTATTGAACGTCTATATTATGATTATTTCTAA
- a CDS encoding DEAD/DEAH box helicase, producing MFSKQNLQDVMNWIRSNDAINRNIVHWKTIEAKAARTVAFPGRIHPKLISALQQKGIDQLYTHQRDAFELAMENQSFVAVTPTASGKTLCYNLPVLQKILEEDQSRALYMFPTKALAQDQKSEMNELIELIGLPINSYTYDGDTPATIRQKVRKAGHVVMTNPDMLHSAILPHHTKWVSLFENLKYVVIDELHIYRGVFGSHVANVMRRLKRICQFYGSDPIFIFTSATIANPCELAEKISGEKVQLIERNGAPTGRKHFVFYNPPVVNKPLNIRRSAVLEVRNLAAKLLKNKIQTIVFARSRVRVELLLSYLQEVVQFELGAKSIRGYRGGYLPTERREIEKGLRNGDIYGVVSTNALELGVDIGQLQVCIMTGYPGTIASAWQQAGRAGRRHSESLVIMVASSNPLDQYIIQHPEYFFNSTPETARINPDNLIILIDHLKCAAYELPFKKGEIFGNEEVDEILEFLTDEKILHQNGSQWYWMNDSFPAHNISLRSASQENVVIIDITTTGQAKVIGEMDRFSAMTLLHEEAIYLHQGIQFQVEKLDWDEKKAFVREVEVDYYTDANLAVQLQVLEVDKERQIKSSSIAYGDLAVHAMATIFKKIKFETHENIGSGPIYLPEEEIHTNGAWIAFHQAESKMSDERLEQGLIGVAHSLKTIVPLFLMCDPKDIHIVPQVKATHNEKPTIFLYDHYPGGIGLSEQLYKEIESILYQTKRLIENCPCENGCPSCIGMEATQEHAKEDVEKLIAMFLA from the coding sequence ATGTTTAGTAAACAAAATCTTCAGGATGTGATGAACTGGATTCGATCAAATGATGCGATCAATCGAAATATTGTTCATTGGAAAACAATTGAAGCGAAAGCAGCAAGAACAGTAGCGTTTCCGGGACGAATTCACCCCAAATTGATCTCAGCTCTTCAACAAAAGGGAATTGATCAATTGTATACACATCAACGCGATGCTTTTGAATTGGCAATGGAAAATCAAAGTTTTGTTGCGGTTACCCCGACGGCATCTGGGAAAACCCTTTGTTATAATCTACCTGTTTTGCAAAAAATTCTTGAAGAGGACCAATCCCGCGCCCTTTACATGTTTCCTACAAAGGCATTAGCACAAGATCAAAAAAGCGAAATGAATGAATTAATTGAACTCATTGGTTTACCGATCAATAGTTATACATACGATGGGGATACACCTGCGACTATTAGACAAAAGGTACGGAAAGCGGGACATGTCGTGATGACAAATCCAGATATGTTACACTCAGCTATTTTACCTCACCATACTAAATGGGTGTCTCTGTTTGAAAACCTAAAATATGTGGTGATTGACGAACTTCATATTTATCGTGGTGTCTTTGGCAGCCATGTAGCGAATGTAATGAGAAGGTTAAAAAGAATTTGCCAGTTCTATGGGAGTGACCCCATTTTTATATTCACATCGGCAACCATCGCCAACCCATGTGAATTAGCGGAAAAGATTTCAGGAGAAAAGGTCCAATTAATCGAAAGAAATGGTGCTCCAACCGGAAGGAAACATTTTGTCTTTTATAATCCACCAGTTGTGAATAAACCATTGAATATAAGAAGAAGTGCCGTTTTAGAAGTTCGGAATCTAGCGGCAAAACTGTTAAAAAACAAAATTCAGACGATTGTTTTTGCTAGAAGTCGTGTGCGTGTTGAGCTTCTTCTATCCTATTTACAAGAAGTGGTTCAATTTGAACTGGGAGCAAAATCAATTCGTGGCTACCGCGGAGGGTATCTTCCGACAGAACGAAGGGAAATTGAAAAAGGATTACGGAATGGAGATATATATGGAGTAGTAAGTACAAATGCTTTAGAGCTTGGAGTCGATATTGGGCAACTCCAAGTGTGTATTATGACGGGCTACCCTGGAACCATAGCAAGTGCATGGCAGCAAGCAGGACGGGCTGGAAGACGACATAGTGAATCACTCGTCATCATGGTCGCTAGCAGCAACCCATTGGATCAATACATCATTCAGCACCCAGAATATTTTTTCAACAGCACCCCAGAAACAGCTAGAATAAATCCAGATAACTTAATTATTTTAATTGATCATTTAAAATGTGCCGCATATGAACTCCCTTTCAAAAAAGGGGAGATTTTCGGAAATGAAGAAGTGGATGAAATTCTTGAATTTTTAACCGATGAAAAAATTTTGCATCAAAATGGCTCACAGTGGTACTGGATGAATGATTCCTTCCCAGCACATAATATTTCATTGAGGTCTGCCTCACAAGAAAATGTGGTGATCATTGATATTACCACAACAGGGCAGGCAAAAGTTATTGGGGAAATGGATCGATTTAGTGCCATGACATTATTACATGAAGAAGCAATCTATTTACATCAAGGAATTCAATTTCAAGTAGAGAAACTGGATTGGGATGAGAAGAAAGCTTTTGTTCGTGAAGTAGAGGTAGACTATTATACAGATGCCAACTTAGCTGTTCAATTACAAGTATTAGAAGTTGACAAAGAACGTCAGATTAAAAGCTCTAGTATCGCATACGGGGATTTAGCGGTGCATGCGATGGCTACAATCTTTAAAAAGATCAAGTTTGAGACTCATGAAAATATTGGGTCTGGTCCGATTTATTTACCCGAAGAAGAAATTCATACGAATGGTGCTTGGATTGCATTCCATCAGGCGGAATCGAAAATGTCAGATGAAAGGCTAGAACAAGGACTCATAGGGGTCGCACATAGTCTAAAAACGATTGTCCCACTATTTTTAATGTGCGATCCTAAAGACATTCATATAGTGCCCCAAGTGAAAGCAACTCATAATGAAAAGCCAACCATCTTCTTGTATGATCATTATCCAGGTGGCATTGGTCTTAGTGAGCAGTTGTACAAAGAAATAGAATCGATTTTATATCAAACAAAGAGGTTAATCGAAAACTGTCCATGTGAAAATGGTTGTCCAAGTTGTATCGGAATGGAAGCAACCCAAGAACACGCAAAAGAAGATGTAGAAAAGTTAATAGCGATGTTTTTAGCTTAA
- a CDS encoding DUF2515 family protein, which translates to MNKNLLFQEFLSKNFDENNCSTLINEIREITFQLNRDNISRTSAYLYYYLRNPEIKWAFLASMVSRNAGYNMCDLASPAFQTIIPKAKREMFYLAYEHANWLIFHDAFPQLMIYYYSKKIGKPLFSLLPQFTVSQFMAKEWEWFWNRKDEKRLLQALIINEQNVIQNPILKHRKYKKRVFRSLLFYIQDQFHFSFIVFPTLNGDLFGSSVKNFKRVHSRIVLGNLLSEILFHPNLYADFLRFAKKVEHTGSRWDYEKYLRKSFSSETPVWKTIYAIVDHSIEKRGDWFDETKIIDKWFHPSTMNKPILLTDWIYKKHLQIQSFAKWKRLFS; encoded by the coding sequence ATGAATAAAAACTTATTATTTCAGGAGTTTTTATCGAAAAACTTCGACGAAAACAATTGTTCAACTCTAATAAATGAGATTCGAGAGATTACTTTTCAGTTGAATCGAGATAATATAAGCAGGACATCAGCCTATTTATATTATTATTTACGAAACCCTGAAATAAAATGGGCATTTTTAGCCTCCATGGTATCAAGAAATGCTGGGTATAATATGTGCGATCTAGCCAGTCCTGCTTTTCAAACCATCATTCCAAAAGCTAAAAGAGAGATGTTTTATTTGGCTTATGAACACGCTAATTGGCTCATCTTCCATGATGCATTTCCACAACTGATGATCTACTATTACTCCAAAAAAATAGGCAAACCTTTATTTTCATTATTACCGCAGTTTACAGTCTCTCAATTTATGGCAAAAGAATGGGAATGGTTCTGGAATCGAAAGGATGAAAAAAGACTGTTACAAGCATTAATCATAAATGAGCAAAACGTAATCCAGAATCCTATTTTAAAACATCGAAAGTATAAAAAAAGAGTCTTTCGGTCCCTTTTATTCTATATACAGGATCAATTTCACTTTAGTTTCATTGTTTTTCCAACTCTAAATGGAGATTTATTCGGATCAAGCGTGAAAAATTTCAAGCGAGTACACTCTAGAATAGTATTAGGGAATCTATTATCGGAAATATTATTCCATCCTAATTTATATGCGGATTTTTTAAGATTTGCTAAAAAGGTGGAACACACAGGTTCAAGATGGGATTATGAGAAGTATTTGCGCAAATCCTTTTCAAGTGAAACTCCGGTGTGGAAAACAATCTATGCAATCGTGGATCATTCGATAGAAAAACGGGGTGATTGGTTTGATGAGACAAAAATAATAGACAAATGGTTTCATCCCTCGACGATGAATAAGCCCATATTGTTGACGGATTGGATCTACAAAAAGCACCTTCAAATTCAAAGTTTTGCAAAATGGAAGCGTCTATTTTCATAG
- a CDS encoding Hsp20/alpha crystallin family protein, whose translation MSDHQSDPKKGIQFGDLMKTMNYFFHERPVKGVLQSIDEFFSGAFPASNFGVDLRDQGEHYELMAKLPGIKKEQLHIEVHSTFVSILVQSEEVVEEENQHKQTFKHHSLYKQQSRTIPLPTIIDERKAQADYENGILKLTLPKVKGRTLYLE comes from the coding sequence ATGTCAGACCATCAATCAGACCCTAAAAAAGGGATTCAATTTGGGGATTTAATGAAAACAATGAATTATTTTTTTCACGAAAGACCTGTTAAAGGAGTTTTACAAAGTATTGATGAGTTTTTTTCAGGTGCATTCCCCGCTTCCAATTTTGGGGTTGACTTAAGAGATCAAGGTGAGCATTACGAACTGATGGCGAAACTTCCTGGAATAAAAAAGGAACAACTGCATATTGAAGTGCATTCTACATTTGTTTCCATTCTAGTTCAATCAGAGGAAGTAGTCGAAGAGGAAAATCAACATAAGCAAACGTTTAAGCACCACTCCTTATACAAACAGCAATCAAGAACCATTCCATTGCCAACTATAATCGATGAAAGAAAAGCTCAGGCAGATTATGAGAACGGGATCTTAAAATTGACATTGCCAAAAGTGAAAGGAAGAACTTTGTATTTGGAATAA
- a CDS encoding YppG family protein has product MYPTSPYAPAYYGEYDVRNDFYFRNLPNHAGNFLFPGQSLPNIYNPFQSSFLQGNGSFPFPVFPGDGVQNYQASKNGNTFVFENPFQKNKENFMSPGPYYHPYPNGAPPQSPPIGGMNTFMNSFKNKDGTIDYNKMINTAGQMINVVNQVSGMVKGFGGLFKA; this is encoded by the coding sequence ATGTATCCAACATCGCCATATGCTCCAGCATATTATGGAGAATATGATGTTAGAAATGATTTTTACTTTCGAAATCTTCCAAATCATGCTGGGAACTTTTTGTTTCCGGGCCAGTCTCTTCCTAATATATACAATCCCTTTCAATCATCTTTTCTTCAAGGAAATGGTAGTTTTCCTTTCCCGGTATTTCCTGGTGATGGAGTCCAGAATTATCAGGCCTCAAAAAATGGGAATACTTTTGTTTTTGAAAACCCATTTCAAAAAAATAAAGAAAACTTTATGTCCCCTGGTCCTTATTATCACCCTTATCCAAATGGGGCCCCTCCACAGTCGCCTCCTATTGGAGGGATGAATACATTTATGAATTCATTTAAAAATAAAGATGGCACGATTGACTATAATAAGATGATTAATACAGCGGGGCAAATGATTAACGTGGTGAATCAAGTTTCAGGCATGGTAAAAGGTTTTGGAGGATTATTTAAAGCTTGA
- a CDS encoding transglycosylase domain-containing protein, whose protein sequence is MAEQFKSRSERRKNRQNQQKKEKKPKGNQPKGKKGSLAKRILLTIAILGLVCIATGIGVFAFMVKDAPKLNEAMLRDPIPSKIYDKNGEFLTSIGSERRDYVKYDDIPKLMKDAIIATEDARFYEHHGVDLYRIGGAVVGNITGGFGSQGASTITQQLAKMSFLKPEKTISRKAQEAWLAYQLERKYSKEEIFEMYVNKVNMSDVHGIKEAAKYYYGKELDELTLPEAAQLAGMPQSPNNYNPFKHPDQAEKRRNIVLSLMNQHGKITEQEMNEAKTMSVAKTILPEEDRKSNFNKFNSFIDMVVEEVKKMGEYNPYADGLKIYTTLDPEAQKYVENMLNTDEVINYPSKEFQAGIALLDTKTGEVRAIGGGRNQEVARGFNFAVDLQRQPGSTIKPLIDYGPAIEHLKWSTYHQLEDKPYTYSGGTPIRNAGGSYMGQISARTALKWSRNIPALQAFQAVGPDRAWEFMNKLGIELKEKPVPESYSIGGMKYGLSPLQMAGAYAALGNNGIFNQPHTVTKIVLRDGETEVKNEIDPVIAMKDYTAYMVTDMLKDVVRSGTGADANVPGLPLAGKTGTTNYTEDEKRDWGIPSNASPDSWFVGYTTNYSAAIWTGYEKKKNYLSPNSQRISKEMFRKLMAHVSSDKKTPDFKKPKSVVEVAVEDGSKPARLPSKHTPKDKIVYELFVRGEQPTKVSTHYVEKEKIPGPKNLQAQYDALTQSITLSWNYESEKPASFEVTSTLNGGSSNTQTTGEKSIVITGVKPGDSYNFSVVAIVESEKSDPASTSLQVPGGETDEPDDNEDLNEDEQQGEPGDQDDDHSPGQNPGQPGGNLSDGQTPPVTPPVTPPNNNGGNNGGNNGGNNGNNNGGDPPDQSNNENPTQ, encoded by the coding sequence ATGGCTGAACAATTCAAATCTCGTTCTGAAAGAAGGAAAAACCGGCAAAATCAGCAAAAGAAGGAAAAAAAGCCTAAAGGGAATCAACCAAAAGGGAAAAAAGGTTCTTTAGCTAAGCGCATTTTACTGACAATCGCCATTTTAGGGCTCGTATGTATCGCCACTGGTATTGGCGTGTTTGCTTTTATGGTGAAGGATGCTCCAAAATTAAATGAAGCCATGTTAAGAGATCCGATTCCTTCGAAAATTTACGATAAAAACGGAGAATTTCTAACTTCTATCGGATCTGAACGAAGAGATTATGTGAAATATGATGACATACCGAAATTAATGAAAGACGCGATCATCGCAACAGAAGATGCTCGATTTTACGAACACCACGGCGTTGACCTTTATCGAATCGGCGGTGCTGTTGTGGGAAATATTACGGGTGGATTTGGCTCACAAGGTGCAAGTACTATTACACAACAATTGGCGAAGATGTCTTTTCTAAAACCAGAAAAAACAATAAGCAGAAAAGCACAAGAAGCCTGGCTTGCTTATCAACTTGAACGTAAATATTCAAAAGAAGAAATTTTTGAAATGTACGTGAATAAAGTCAATATGTCAGATGTACATGGGATCAAAGAAGCCGCAAAATATTATTATGGAAAAGAATTGGACGAACTTACATTACCGGAAGCTGCGCAACTTGCTGGGATGCCACAAAGTCCAAATAACTATAATCCATTTAAACATCCTGACCAAGCTGAAAAACGACGGAATATCGTACTATCTTTAATGAATCAACACGGAAAAATTACGGAACAGGAAATGAATGAAGCAAAAACGATGTCCGTTGCCAAAACTATTCTGCCGGAAGAGGATCGTAAATCGAATTTTAATAAATTCAATTCCTTCATTGATATGGTTGTCGAAGAAGTCAAAAAAATGGGAGAGTATAATCCATATGCCGATGGATTAAAAATCTATACGACATTAGATCCTGAAGCGCAAAAATACGTAGAAAATATGTTAAATACAGATGAAGTGATTAATTATCCAAGTAAAGAATTCCAAGCAGGAATCGCCCTATTAGATACAAAAACAGGGGAAGTAAGAGCTATTGGTGGCGGACGTAATCAAGAGGTGGCACGTGGATTCAACTTTGCGGTCGATTTACAAAGACAGCCAGGTTCAACGATTAAGCCTCTCATTGATTATGGCCCAGCGATTGAACATTTGAAATGGTCGACCTATCATCAGCTTGAAGATAAGCCCTATACTTATTCAGGAGGTACACCTATTAGAAATGCAGGTGGATCTTATATGGGGCAAATTTCAGCCAGAACAGCTTTAAAGTGGTCAAGAAATATTCCGGCACTTCAAGCCTTTCAAGCAGTTGGTCCTGATAGGGCTTGGGAATTTATGAATAAACTTGGCATTGAGCTTAAGGAAAAACCAGTTCCAGAATCCTATTCCATCGGCGGGATGAAATACGGGTTATCCCCATTACAAATGGCTGGAGCCTATGCTGCCCTTGGAAATAACGGGATTTTCAATCAACCACATACCGTTACAAAAATTGTTCTACGTGATGGTGAAACAGAAGTCAAAAATGAAATTGACCCTGTCATTGCCATGAAAGATTATACAGCCTATATGGTGACCGATATGTTAAAAGATGTCGTTCGTTCCGGTACAGGTGCAGATGCCAATGTTCCAGGGTTGCCTTTAGCGGGAAAAACGGGAACAACGAACTATACAGAGGATGAAAAAAGAGATTGGGGAATTCCTTCCAACGCATCCCCTGATTCATGGTTTGTCGGTTATACAACCAATTATTCTGCAGCCATTTGGACAGGATATGAAAAGAAAAAGAACTATTTATCCCCAAATAGCCAAAGGATTTCAAAAGAAATGTTTAGAAAATTAATGGCCCATGTTTCATCGGATAAGAAAACACCTGATTTTAAAAAGCCAAAAAGTGTCGTTGAAGTAGCGGTTGAAGATGGGTCAAAACCAGCTCGATTACCAAGCAAACATACTCCAAAAGATAAGATTGTTTATGAATTATTCGTCCGCGGTGAACAGCCAACTAAAGTATCGACACATTATGTAGAAAAAGAAAAAATACCGGGACCGAAAAATTTACAGGCTCAATATGATGCTTTAACTCAAAGCATTACTTTATCTTGGAATTATGAAAGTGAAAAACCGGCAAGCTTTGAAGTTACTTCCACATTAAACGGTGGTAGTTCAAATACCCAAACAACGGGTGAAAAGTCCATTGTCATTACTGGTGTAAAACCTGGAGATTCCTATAATTTTTCTGTTGTAGCTATTGTTGAAAGTGAAAAAAGTGATCCAGCTTCCACGTCGTTACAAGTTCCGGGTGGTGAAACAGATGAGCCAGATGATAACGAAGATCTGAATGAGGATGAACAGCAAGGAGAACCTGGAGATCAGGATGATGATCATTCCCCTGGACAGAATCCGGGACAACCTGGGGGAAATCTGTCTGATGGACAAACACCTCCTGTAACCCCACCAGTAACACCACCTAATAACAATGGTGGAAATAATGGCGGGAACAACGGAGGAAATAATGGGAATAATAATGGTGGAGACCCACCTGATCAATCAAATAATGAAAATCCAACCCAGTAG
- the yppF gene encoding YppF family protein — MTIYELKKIFFEKKSYAPHDSNQLLDFAKKMYLFNELSYKEYRNVIRDLELEGAINPIG, encoded by the coding sequence ATGACGATCTACGAGCTTAAAAAAATATTTTTTGAAAAAAAATCATATGCTCCACATGATTCCAACCAACTTCTTGATTTCGCCAAAAAAATGTATTTATTCAATGAACTCTCTTATAAAGAATACCGCAATGTTATTCGTGATCTTGAACTCGAAGGGGCTATAAATCCTATCGGTTAA
- a CDS encoding YppE family protein, which produces MKSLKELTNQLIELNFQANQIYDQVRESGQRGDFYLEVKPFANQVKKVSEDWGNLARKWLDYIVPKPKTFHANQIKATVENLELVSVQAFFPESSYKRFKNYVRSIDFVLKQLMDELQMSEESKDS; this is translated from the coding sequence ATGAAATCTTTAAAAGAATTAACAAATCAATTGATTGAATTAAACTTTCAAGCTAATCAGATATATGATCAAGTAAGGGAGTCTGGGCAACGAGGGGACTTTTATCTAGAAGTGAAGCCTTTTGCTAATCAAGTGAAAAAGGTTAGTGAAGACTGGGGAAATCTGGCGAGAAAATGGCTGGATTATATTGTACCAAAACCAAAAACATTTCATGCGAATCAAATAAAAGCGACGGTCGAAAATTTGGAACTTGTATCTGTACAAGCATTTTTTCCAGAATCAAGTTATAAGCGATTTAAGAATTATGTGCGCTCCATCGACTTTGTTCTAAAACAATTGATGGATGAATTGCAAATGAGCGAAGAAAGTAAAGACAGTTGA